A genomic region of Trichothermofontia sichuanensis B231 contains the following coding sequences:
- a CDS encoding sensor histidine kinase, with the protein MVETIQLDAGQLFNLTQLKQPEIHTLTQIQPHGVLLVLQEPDFTVLQVSRNSTQALGIAPDEVLGKPLDEILDPFQVDRFKAGLASGNLDLINPSKVWVRRQGDDYRVFDAVFHRSGDGFLVLELEPALTQETIPFLSFYHLAKASINQLKTTSRLEEFYQVIVQEVRSVTGFDRVMLYKFDTDGHGEVIAEDKLPEMEPYLGLHYPESDIPQPARKLFLSNWIRVIPNAHAEPVELYPAKNPITGQAIDLTLSILRSPYPCHLEYLHNMGVGASLTISLMKDQKLWGLIACHHRTPKLVPYELRKACEFLGRVIFAEISTREEAADYGYRMKLAQVQVELLESMSQSDDFIDGLVQHEPNLLDVVDATGAAVYFRGRWTTLGRTPPEEELNYLAQWLAKSVDEEVFYTNSLPLLYSDAERFKDVASGLLAIPISRRSYVLWFRPEVLQTVNWGGDPNQAYELKEQGGETRLSPRQSFALWKETVRLKSLPWQVVEIKAALELRKAIVNTVLRQAEELALLAEDLERSNAELKKFAYVASHDLQEPLNQVANFVQLLEMRYDEALDADAKEFIGFAVEGVSLMQTLIDDVLAYSKVDLKGIEWELTPVETALEQALGNLRRRITETNAVITHDPLPTIVADGTQLMQLFQNLVGNAIKFKKPDVPPQIHIGVQRQEDAWLFSVQDNGIGIDPQFADRIFVIFQRLHTRDEYPGSGMGLAICKKIVECHRGRIWVDSQLGQGATFYFTIPVGGRDARRVRAASPQENRYANHHHASGIKK; encoded by the coding sequence TACGGTCCTCCAGGTCAGCCGTAACAGTACGCAGGCGTTAGGGATAGCGCCCGATGAGGTGCTGGGTAAACCGCTGGATGAAATTCTCGATCCGTTTCAGGTCGATCGCTTCAAAGCGGGGTTGGCCAGTGGCAATCTGGATCTGATCAATCCCAGCAAGGTTTGGGTGCGTCGCCAAGGGGATGACTACCGTGTCTTTGATGCCGTCTTCCACCGCAGTGGGGATGGGTTTCTGGTGCTGGAACTCGAACCCGCACTAACCCAGGAGACGATTCCCTTTTTAAGCTTTTACCACCTGGCCAAGGCGTCGATTAATCAACTCAAGACCACCTCACGGTTAGAAGAGTTTTATCAAGTGATTGTGCAGGAGGTCCGCAGTGTGACGGGCTTCGATCGCGTTATGCTGTACAAGTTCGACACCGATGGGCATGGCGAAGTCATTGCCGAGGATAAACTGCCGGAGATGGAGCCGTACCTGGGGTTGCACTATCCTGAATCCGATATTCCCCAACCCGCGCGGAAACTGTTCCTGTCCAACTGGATTCGGGTGATTCCTAATGCCCACGCCGAACCCGTGGAATTGTATCCCGCCAAAAACCCGATCACGGGACAAGCGATCGATCTCACCCTCTCGATCCTGCGCAGTCCCTACCCGTGCCACCTGGAGTATTTACATAACATGGGCGTGGGGGCCTCCCTGACCATTTCCCTGATGAAGGATCAAAAACTCTGGGGGTTGATTGCCTGCCACCACCGGACGCCGAAACTGGTCCCCTACGAACTGCGGAAAGCCTGCGAATTCCTGGGGCGGGTGATTTTTGCGGAAATTTCCACACGGGAAGAAGCCGCCGACTACGGCTACCGGATGAAACTGGCCCAGGTGCAGGTGGAATTACTGGAGTCCATGTCCCAGTCTGACGATTTCATTGATGGCCTAGTGCAGCATGAACCCAACCTGCTGGATGTAGTCGATGCCACGGGCGCAGCGGTCTATTTCCGGGGTCGCTGGACCACCCTGGGCCGGACACCGCCCGAAGAGGAATTGAACTACCTGGCACAATGGCTGGCGAAGTCGGTGGATGAGGAAGTGTTCTACACCAATTCCCTCCCATTGCTCTATTCCGACGCCGAGCGGTTCAAGGATGTGGCCAGTGGCCTGTTAGCCATTCCCATTTCTCGGCGCAGCTATGTGCTGTGGTTCCGCCCGGAGGTGCTCCAAACCGTGAACTGGGGCGGTGATCCCAACCAGGCGTATGAACTGAAGGAACAGGGGGGCGAAACGCGGTTATCGCCGCGTCAGTCCTTTGCCCTGTGGAAGGAAACGGTCCGGCTCAAGTCCTTGCCGTGGCAAGTGGTTGAAATCAAGGCAGCCCTGGAATTGCGCAAGGCGATTGTGAACACGGTTCTGCGGCAGGCGGAAGAATTGGCCCTGTTGGCGGAAGATCTGGAGCGCTCCAATGCGGAGTTGAAAAAATTCGCCTATGTGGCCTCCCACGACTTGCAGGAACCCCTGAACCAGGTTGCCAACTTTGTGCAACTGTTGGAAATGCGCTATGACGAGGCCCTGGATGCCGACGCCAAGGAGTTTATTGGCTTTGCTGTGGAGGGGGTGAGCTTGATGCAAACCCTGATCGATGACGTGTTGGCCTACTCCAAGGTGGATCTCAAGGGGATTGAGTGGGAATTGACCCCGGTGGAAACGGCCCTGGAGCAAGCCCTGGGTAATCTGCGCCGCCGCATCACGGAAACCAATGCGGTGATCACCCATGACCCCCTGCCGACGATCGTGGCTGATGGCACCCAACTGATGCAGTTGTTCCAAAACCTAGTGGGCAATGCGATCAAGTTCAAGAAGCCAGATGTGCCTCCCCAGATTCACATTGGAGTGCAGCGGCAGGAGGATGCCTGGTTGTTCTCGGTTCAGGATAACGGCATTGGCATCGATCCACAGTTTGCCGATCGCATTTTTGTGATCTTCCAGCGGTTGCACACGCGGGATGAATATCCTGGATCGGGGATGGGGCTAGCGATTTGCAAGAAAATTGTGGAATGTCATCGAGGTCGGATTTGGGTTGATTCCCAATTAGGCCAGGGGGCCACCTTCTATTTCACCATTCCGGTAGGAGGCCGGGATGCCCGCCGCGTTCGCGCAGCGTCTCCCCAGGAGAATCGCTATGCCAATCACCATCATGCCAGTGGAATCAAGAAATAA
- a CDS encoding response regulator, whose product MPITIMPVESRNKIIFLIEDNRGDIRLIQEALKSTHVPCEIVIARDGMEAMAYLRQDGEFAQAPYPDLILLDLNLPKKDGREVLAEIKADPVLKHIPIIVLTTSRNEEDIFKSYDLHVNCYISKSRNLSQLFKIVRGIEEFWLETATLPPQSLGPRP is encoded by the coding sequence ATGCCAATCACCATCATGCCAGTGGAATCAAGAAATAAAATCATTTTCCTGATTGAAGACAATCGGGGAGATATTCGCCTGATTCAAGAGGCGCTGAAAAGTACCCACGTCCCGTGTGAGATCGTGATTGCACGGGATGGCATGGAGGCGATGGCCTATCTGCGTCAGGATGGGGAGTTTGCCCAAGCCCCCTATCCTGATTTGATTTTGTTGGACCTGAACCTGCCGAAAAAAGATGGCCGGGAAGTCCTGGCCGAAATTAAGGCCGATCCGGTTCTGAAACACATTCCGATTATTGTCCTGACAACCTCTCGCAATGAGGAGGATATTTTTAAGAGCTACGATTTACATGTTAACTGTTATATTTCTAAGTCACGTAATCTCAGTCAATTATTCAAAATTGTACGGGGGATTGAGGAATTTTGGTTAGAAACCGCAACATTACCTCCCCAGAGTCTAGGCCCCAGGCCCTAG
- a CDS encoding hybrid sensor histidine kinase/response regulator yields the protein MVRNRNITSPESRPQALGAQTLISVLLVEDNLAEARLLQELLKGTALNHFQLVHVQRLQDAFKQLRTQTFAVALLDLTLPDSTGLDSLDALIAQMPSLPIVVLTNTNDEDLAVEAVRHGAQDYIVKRHINQELLVRSLRYAIERKQNAEALRETNEILEQRVQERTAELKAANKLLRQEIEARQRVQRRLELAQKAGKIGTFEWNIRSNRVTWSPEVEALYGLAAGSFGDGYDRWLAALHPDDRERTEQELWQAIANNQGLNTEFRILWPDTEPHWIAVKSSLFQDDRGRPLRMIGIHMDITEKKQLEAQFLRAQRLESLGTLASGIAHDLNNILTPILAVVQLLPMKLPNLNPQTQHLLQTLETSAQRGADLVKQILSFARGVEGKRVSLQIEHLLIEVRQMIQQTLPKSIEIQLDIAPNLWPVFADPTQLHQILMNLCVNARDAMPEGGILQLAAANCEVDEAMARRYLDAQVGPYVVVSVADTGTGIPANILHRVFDPFFTTKPVGQGTGLGLSAVMGIVKSHGGFVDVESEVNKGSRFHIFLPASQPTAPPVANDLELLLGHQELILVVDDETAISEITKTTLETYNYRVITANDALSAIALVAEYQDQLHCVLIDLMMPIMDGLSTIPLIQHLRPDLAIVAMSGLGASETMVQAAQLGAHYFLPKPFTTKELLEVLYQVQQAEDTPSRSL from the coding sequence TTGGTTAGAAACCGCAACATTACCTCCCCAGAGTCTAGGCCCCAGGCCCTAGGGGCGCAAACACTGATTAGTGTCCTACTAGTCGAAGATAATTTAGCTGAGGCACGGTTACTGCAAGAGCTGCTGAAGGGCACAGCGCTGAATCATTTTCAGTTGGTTCATGTGCAACGCTTACAGGATGCTTTTAAGCAACTGCGCACCCAGACGTTTGCGGTGGCCCTGTTAGACCTCACTCTACCCGATAGTACGGGGTTGGACTCATTGGATGCCCTGATTGCCCAGATGCCCAGTTTACCGATCGTTGTGCTTACAAACACTAACGATGAGGACTTGGCGGTTGAGGCCGTGCGTCATGGAGCACAGGATTACATTGTCAAGCGCCATATTAACCAGGAGTTATTAGTGCGATCGCTACGGTATGCGATTGAACGCAAACAAAATGCAGAAGCCCTGCGGGAAACGAACGAAATTCTGGAGCAACGGGTTCAGGAACGAACCGCCGAATTAAAAGCGGCGAATAAACTTCTCCGTCAAGAAATTGAGGCCCGCCAACGGGTCCAACGACGGCTGGAACTGGCCCAAAAGGCGGGGAAAATCGGTACGTTTGAGTGGAATATTCGCTCGAATCGGGTAACCTGGAGTCCAGAGGTAGAAGCCCTGTATGGGTTAGCTGCTGGTAGTTTTGGGGATGGCTACGATCGGTGGCTAGCGGCATTACATCCTGACGATCGCGAGCGCACGGAGCAGGAGTTGTGGCAAGCGATCGCGAACAATCAAGGCTTAAATACGGAATTTCGGATTCTCTGGCCCGATACTGAGCCACATTGGATCGCGGTGAAAAGCAGTTTGTTTCAGGACGATCGGGGCCGTCCTCTGCGCATGATTGGGATTCACATGGACATTACGGAAAAGAAACAGTTGGAAGCACAATTCCTGCGGGCACAACGCTTGGAAAGTTTGGGAACGCTGGCTAGTGGGATTGCCCATGACTTGAATAATATCCTGACGCCGATTCTGGCTGTGGTGCAACTGTTACCCATGAAGCTACCTAATTTAAACCCCCAGACCCAACATCTGCTGCAAACATTAGAAACGAGTGCCCAACGAGGAGCAGATTTAGTTAAACAAATTCTCTCCTTTGCCCGTGGGGTTGAGGGAAAACGGGTATCGCTACAGATCGAGCATTTGCTCATCGAAGTTCGCCAGATGATCCAGCAAACTCTCCCGAAGTCGATCGAGATCCAACTGGATATTGCCCCGAATCTATGGCCAGTCTTTGCAGATCCCACCCAGTTACACCAAATCTTGATGAATCTCTGCGTGAATGCCCGTGATGCGATGCCTGAGGGGGGCATTCTGCAATTGGCTGCGGCTAACTGTGAAGTGGATGAAGCAATGGCCCGCCGCTATTTAGATGCACAGGTGGGTCCCTATGTGGTTGTTTCGGTTGCGGATACGGGTACTGGTATCCCTGCTAACATTTTGCATCGGGTTTTTGATCCATTTTTTACCACCAAGCCGGTTGGGCAAGGAACGGGGCTGGGGCTATCAGCCGTTATGGGGATTGTTAAAAGTCATGGAGGCTTTGTTGATGTAGAAAGTGAGGTCAATAAGGGCAGTCGATTTCATATTTTTCTTCCTGCCAGTCAGCCCACTGCCCCCCCGGTTGCCAATGATTTAGAATTGTTGTTGGGACATCAAGAGCTAATCCTCGTGGTTGATGATGAAACGGCGATTTCTGAGATTACCAAAACCACTCTGGAGACCTATAATTATCGAGTCATTACAGCTAATGATGCCTTATCTGCGATCGCTCTGGTGGCTGAATATCAGGATCAGTTGCATTGTGTTTTGATTGACTTAATGATGCCGATTATGGATGGTCTATCCACAATTCCATTAATCCAACACCTGCGTCCTGATCTGGCGATCGTTGCGATGAGTGGACTGGGCGCTTCTGAGACAATGGTACAGGCAGCCCAGTTGGGGGCACACTATTTTTTACCGAAACCCTTCACTACTAAAGAGTTGTTAGAGGTTCTGTACCAGGTTCAGCAGGCTGAAGATACTCCATCGCGATCGCTTTGA
- the thrB gene encoding homoserine kinase: protein MMSSAKICVTVPATTANLGPGFDCLGAALTLYNRFTFVPLTTPAPPLVMTLTGAEADRLSTGPDNLLYQSFLRVYQEIGQTPPPVQIAVEMAVPLARGLGSSATAIVGGLVAANALAGEPLSVTAIRDLAIAIEGHPDNVVPALLGGCQLAVQTEHGNEWVICELPWHQTITPVLAIPNFELSTQAARQVLPEHYSRTDAIFNAAHLGLLVQALATGERTWLQTALADRIHQPYRQALIPGYDAVRTAALTAGADGLVISGAGPTLLALTSPDQASGVAAAMVTAWQELGIQATALPLAIAQLGTQVHCEPTASP, encoded by the coding sequence ATGATGAGTTCAGCTAAGATTTGTGTGACAGTGCCAGCCACAACGGCGAATTTAGGGCCAGGGTTTGATTGCCTAGGGGCGGCCTTAACCCTCTACAACCGCTTTACCTTTGTCCCCCTTACCACCCCCGCCCCCCCCCTCGTGATGACCCTGACAGGAGCCGAGGCTGATCGTCTGAGCACTGGCCCCGATAATCTGCTGTACCAATCTTTCCTGCGAGTGTATCAGGAGATTGGGCAAACACCACCGCCCGTGCAAATCGCGGTAGAAATGGCTGTACCGCTAGCACGGGGATTGGGTAGTTCAGCTACAGCGATCGTGGGGGGCTTGGTTGCCGCGAACGCCCTAGCGGGAGAGCCACTGTCGGTAACGGCCATCCGGGATTTGGCGATCGCGATTGAAGGCCACCCGGATAATGTAGTTCCCGCCCTGTTGGGGGGATGTCAGCTCGCGGTACAAACTGAACACGGCAACGAGTGGGTCATTTGTGAACTGCCCTGGCACCAGACCATTACGCCGGTGTTGGCTATCCCCAATTTTGAACTCTCAACCCAGGCAGCTCGCCAGGTCTTACCTGAGCACTATAGCCGTACCGATGCGATTTTCAATGCAGCCCATCTGGGGCTACTGGTACAAGCGCTGGCAACCGGAGAACGCACTTGGTTGCAGACAGCTCTCGCCGATCGCATTCACCAGCCTTACCGCCAAGCCTTGATTCCAGGATATGACGCTGTCCGCACCGCTGCCTTGACCGCAGGTGCCGATGGCCTAGTCATTAGCGGGGCAGGACCGACCTTATTAGCATTGACATCCCCTGATCAAGCCTCAGGCGTAGCTGCTGCTATGGTTACTGCTTGGCAAGAACTGGGCATTCAAGCAACAGCACTCCCCCTCGCGATCGCGCAACTGGGAACCCAGGTCCACTGTGAACCAACAGCCAGTCCGTGA
- a CDS encoding transposase produces MVGARSAPTINSGEPFWIGTGKEQLEARVVAFSDLESQTEYRLATNLPTGGENPISNEEVSEFYRLRWQLELFWEFLKMHLKLERLITKNANGIAIQIYACLAAYVILQLVTIPQEFEDKVLDKLQYLQAFMCENISYSHRFQKLVFC; encoded by the coding sequence ATGGTGGGGGCGCGTAGCGCCCCCACCATAAACTCAGGAGAGCCGTTTTGGATTGGTACGGGTAAGGAGCAACTTGAGGCACGGGTTGTCGCCTTTTCCGATTTAGAATCGCAAACAGAATATCGTTTGGCAACGAATCTACCCACCGGGGGAGAAAATCCGATTTCCAATGAGGAGGTTAGCGAATTTTATCGTTTGCGTTGGCAGCTAGAATTATTTTGGGAATTTTTGAAGATGCATCTGAAACTAGAGCGACTAATTACTAAGAATGCGAACGGGATTGCGATACAGATTTATGCGTGCTTGGCAGCTTATGTGATTTTGCAATTAGTGACGATTCCGCAAGAATTTGAGGACAAAGTATTAGATAAGCTGCAATATTTACAGGCTTTTATGTGTGAAAATATTAGTTATAGCCACCGGTTCCAAAAATTAGTCTTTTGTTGA
- a CDS encoding transposase yields MTSKLLWAQGIHQVKLFSGLDLMTNAPGGIVIHFGQGHDSKYGDEMLDAVPDNGVGVMDRGFFSLARIRDLLKQANRYFIVRIKNNVSLQMLEDGKFWRLFWDFGVNSISNYK; encoded by the coding sequence TTGACGAGCAAGTTGCTTTGGGCGCAGGGTATTCACCAAGTCAAGTTGTTTAGTGGTTTAGATTTAATGACAAATGCGCCAGGGGGTATTGTCATCCACTTTGGTCAAGGTCATGACAGTAAATATGGGGATGAAATGCTCGATGCAGTGCCTGATAATGGTGTCGGGGTAATGGATCGGGGCTTTTTTAGCCTAGCTCGAATTCGCGATTTACTGAAGCAAGCAAATCGCTACTTTATCGTCAGGATCAAGAATAATGTTAGTCTCCAGATGCTAGAGGATGGCAAGTTTTGGAGGCTCTTCTGGGATTTTGGGGTAAACAGTATCAGCAACTACAAATAA
- the cas2 gene encoding CRISPR-associated endonuclease Cas2, with the protein MTTTLFYLIIYDLPDTKAANKRRTRLHKLLSGYGKWTQYSVFECFLTGVQFARLQVQIEQLINPHEDSVRVYVLDAGAVRRTITYGSEKPRQESAIIL; encoded by the coding sequence ATGACGACGACGTTGTTTTATTTGATTATTTATGATTTGCCGGATACGAAGGCGGCGAATAAGCGACGGACGCGGCTGCATAAGTTGCTGTCGGGGTATGGGAAGTGGACGCAGTATAGTGTGTTTGAGTGTTTTTTGACGGGGGTGCAGTTTGCACGGTTGCAGGTGCAGATTGAGCAGCTGATTAATCCGCATGAGGATTCGGTGCGGGTGTATGTGCTGGATGCGGGGGCGGTGCGGCGGACGATCACGTATGGGTCGGAGAAGCCTCGACAGGAGTCGGCCATCATTTTATGA
- a CDS encoding prolyl hydroxylase family protein translates to MGLSLTHLGAEILWIQEFLDPSLCQHLIQVAETYGFAQAGIEVARLDAQIRSNDLLDLGSDHPLLASTNQLLLTKVRQIQTLLHEYYGIAFPHAEACSILRYRQGQFYRRHVDNLLLSSRLEEAQQSLPTRDISIVGYLNDDFEGGTTWFDRQNLEIKPQTGSVIIFPAYYTHPHQSLPVTRGQKYAFTTWLFH, encoded by the coding sequence TTGGGGCTAAGCTTGACCCATTTAGGGGCTGAAATTCTTTGGATCCAAGAATTCCTAGACCCCTCCCTTTGTCAGCATTTGATACAAGTCGCTGAAACCTACGGCTTTGCCCAAGCTGGGATTGAGGTTGCTCGTCTCGATGCACAAATTCGCAGCAACGACCTGCTCGATCTAGGAAGCGATCACCCTCTCCTCGCCTCCACAAACCAGCTCCTATTGACCAAAGTCCGCCAGATCCAGACCTTGCTCCACGAATATTACGGGATTGCCTTTCCCCATGCCGAAGCTTGCTCAATCCTGCGCTATCGCCAAGGCCAGTTCTACCGCCGCCACGTCGATAACCTATTACTGAGTAGTCGCCTAGAAGAAGCCCAGCAAAGCTTACCAACCCGCGATATTAGCATCGTAGGGTATCTCAACGACGACTTTGAAGGCGGTACCACCTGGTTCGATCGCCAAAATCTCGAAATTAAACCCCAGACAGGCAGTGTCATCATCTTCCCAGCCTATTACACCCACCCCCATCAGTCCCTGCCAGTCACACGGGGACAAAAGTACGCCTTTACAACCTGGCTATTCCACTAA
- a CDS encoding serine/threonine protein kinase: MTLATDLQSPPTFKNGQYQLEAVEYQTAFLTSYRAIALPIPHSHRLTLGEPVLLQTLPVRIATPQTSQDLPIATPPWLQQQFFTAVQQYSQHTPPHALKVLDTFEEEERPYVVLTRPQGITLTERLQATGPLPEQEALQIIRQVAELLVPLHTAGLLHGDIQPQNLVWNPHTQQAVPTHLSWAKFALLRDHVPDPHWFTPGYTALEQYLPGVTATPTTDIYALAATLYTLLTGQTPIAANQRDRHPLPNPRQFRSDLSPIVEQVILQGMEINPRLRPQDLAQWLALFPQRSRPAPTRAPHSLVLPTLKAKSPAPNPTMQPAMQPADPDPAQMCTAVSSLPAPQRLSLPKLRRRPHPNTPNNTPPASATIPAPPAPRRPAPHQPVPKYTDDSVVAVPVQSTAPKTTLKSKPAKPRSQQAASSPSRPSSTPVSSNPTSANPPLLTPPWRLPSNRRLLQGLLLASAAAAFFGGGFGLTLRFAGDRSPINSRLLQPNQSFPPQPWPGETDAAQFDFSNLPAGGESPRWDDPVTPAQPTWPLEEESAFPPPPVTQAPAAPDPQRGTVPEPSLPPSQTDSEPTADSSAPTTAPAVPAPPDLPASPPVSPDPSYPSSAPADPAPAPPPREPAPAAVDPPLPPSTPSNTTSDLVPPPTLPMQESQIPHPDKLS, translated from the coding sequence GTGACTCTTGCAACAGACCTACAATCCCCCCCCACCTTCAAAAACGGCCAATATCAACTAGAAGCCGTTGAATACCAGACAGCCTTCCTAACCTCCTATCGCGCGATCGCCCTGCCCATACCGCATTCGCATCGCCTTACCCTCGGAGAACCCGTGCTGCTGCAAACCTTGCCTGTGCGCATTGCCACCCCACAGACATCACAAGATCTCCCCATTGCCACCCCCCCCTGGCTGCAACAGCAGTTTTTTACTGCCGTCCAACAATACTCCCAACACACCCCTCCCCACGCGCTAAAAGTACTCGACACCTTCGAGGAAGAAGAGAGACCCTACGTCGTCTTGACCCGCCCCCAAGGGATAACCCTCACTGAACGACTGCAAGCGACTGGTCCCCTACCCGAACAGGAAGCCCTCCAGATCATTCGCCAAGTCGCGGAACTCCTAGTACCACTCCATACCGCCGGACTCCTCCACGGCGATATCCAACCTCAAAACCTCGTCTGGAATCCCCACACCCAACAGGCTGTACCCACCCACCTCAGTTGGGCCAAATTTGCCCTGCTGCGAGATCACGTACCCGACCCCCACTGGTTTACCCCTGGGTACACCGCCCTAGAACAATACCTCCCCGGCGTCACAGCTACCCCCACCACCGATATTTATGCCCTCGCCGCCACCCTCTATACCCTCCTAACAGGCCAAACCCCCATCGCCGCCAACCAACGCGATCGCCACCCCCTGCCCAATCCTCGCCAATTCCGATCAGATCTCAGTCCGATCGTAGAACAAGTCATCCTCCAGGGAATGGAAATCAACCCCCGGTTGCGCCCCCAAGACCTAGCCCAATGGTTAGCACTATTCCCCCAGCGATCGCGCCCAGCCCCAACCCGAGCCCCCCATTCCCTCGTCTTACCCACCCTCAAGGCTAAATCGCCAGCCCCCAACCCAACTATGCAGCCTGCTATGCAGCCTGCCGATCCCGATCCGGCTCAGATGTGCACAGCCGTCTCATCATTACCTGCCCCCCAACGGCTCTCCCTACCCAAGCTCAGACGACGCCCGCACCCCAATACCCCCAACAACACACCCCCCGCATCCGCCACAATCCCTGCCCCGCCAGCGCCGCGCCGACCGGCCCCGCACCAACCCGTCCCTAAATATACAGACGATAGCGTCGTCGCAGTTCCCGTCCAATCAACAGCACCCAAAACCACGCTAAAATCGAAACCAGCAAAACCACGTTCCCAACAGGCTGCATCCTCCCCGTCCCGTCCCTCAAGTACACCTGTGTCCTCCAACCCAACCTCAGCCAACCCCCCCTTACTCACACCACCCTGGCGGCTTCCCTCCAATCGTCGCCTCTTGCAGGGCCTCCTGCTTGCCTCAGCCGCCGCCGCCTTCTTTGGCGGTGGCTTCGGCCTAACCCTACGATTTGCCGGCGATCGCAGTCCCATCAACTCTCGCCTCCTCCAACCGAACCAATCCTTCCCGCCCCAACCCTGGCCAGGAGAAACCGATGCCGCCCAATTCGACTTTAGCAATCTCCCCGCCGGCGGCGAATCCCCCCGCTGGGACGACCCCGTCACCCCAGCCCAGCCAACCTGGCCCCTAGAAGAAGAATCAGCCTTCCCACCCCCCCCCGTCACCCAGGCACCCGCCGCGCCAGATCCCCAAAGGGGAACCGTACCAGAGCCATCCCTCCCACCCAGTCAAACAGACAGCGAGCCAACCGCCGACAGCAGCGCACCCACCACCGCACCGGCAGTTCCCGCCCCACCTGATCTCCCAGCCTCACCCCCCGTCTCCCCAGACCCCTCGTACCCATCAAGTGCACCCGCTGATCCCGCCCCCGCCCCCCCGCCAAGAGAACCAGCCCCGGCAGCGGTCGACCCCCCCTTGCCCCCCTCCACCCCCAGTAATACCACCAGCGACCTCGTACCCCCACCAACCCTGCCCATGCAAGAATCGCAAATCCCGCACCCAGACAAACTTTCCTAG
- a CDS encoding DUF6825 family protein — protein MSNSLIHAFFVGRAIAETITEQVEATLTNAISTLGKFDAEQRERLRQLTDEVLERAKREEDLALQGRSGLGTAGATTAPTDLQTTIDELRAEIAQVRSALQQYRNSA, from the coding sequence ATGAGCAACTCCCTCATTCACGCCTTCTTTGTGGGGCGGGCAATCGCCGAGACAATCACCGAACAGGTCGAAGCAACCCTGACCAATGCCATCAGCACCCTGGGTAAATTCGATGCCGAGCAACGCGAGCGTCTGCGCCAATTGACAGATGAAGTGCTAGAGCGGGCCAAGCGCGAAGAAGACCTAGCCCTACAAGGGCGCTCTGGCCTTGGCACAGCCGGAGCAACCACTGCCCCTACCGACCTACAGACCACCATCGACGAACTCCGGGCAGAAATCGCCCAAGTACGCTCGGCATTACAACAGTATCGTAACTCTGCCTAG